One window from the genome of Desulfobulbaceae bacterium encodes:
- a CDS encoding 1-deoxy-D-xylulose-5-phosphate synthase produces MTYPSTFLDTINSPIDLRKLELDELNILAGELRSEIIKTVSSVGGHLAPCLGVVELTLAIHYVFNTPTDKLIWDVGHQCYAHKLITGRRDRFSTIRQHNGLSGFPKRDESPYDAFDTGHSSTSISAGLGMACGRDINGGDQKVISVIGDGSMTGGMAFEALNQAGHLGKDLIVILNDNEMSISPNVGALSSFLSRKMTGRTITKVRRETEHFLKSLSNVGENILQVLKKSEGSFKAFFTPGMLFEALRFDYIGPIPGHDLDSLIETFENVSKFSNGPTLIHVLTTKGKGYKPAEENPGDYHGVGPFDLSNGRPLSNGDSPPSYTKIFGKTICELAEKNERIVAISAAMPAGTGLTEFAERFPDRFFDVGIAEQHAVTFAAGLASENVHPVVAIYSTFLQRSLDQIIHDVCLQNLPVTFILDRGGLVGDDGPTHHGVFDLTFLRMIPNMVLMAPKDENELRHMIHTAISHPGPAAVRYPRGSGIGCKLDNRFESLEIGKGEVLREGTDILLIPVGGCVNPAIEAAEGLKKVGVDAAVINPRFISPLDEELIVHWSKKIGRVITIEENVKKGGFGSAVLETLASHSITSIQIKVLGLPDAFMEHATQSTLRRQAKIDSPSIIQAALEMVKK; encoded by the coding sequence TTCACTATGTCTTTAATACTCCAACCGATAAACTGATCTGGGATGTCGGCCACCAGTGCTATGCCCACAAACTCATCACAGGCCGCCGTGATCGATTCAGCACAATACGGCAGCATAACGGTCTCAGTGGTTTCCCAAAAAGAGATGAAAGCCCTTACGATGCCTTTGACACAGGCCACAGCAGCACCTCAATCTCAGCTGGTCTGGGCATGGCATGTGGACGTGATATCAATGGCGGTGATCAAAAAGTTATTTCTGTTATCGGCGATGGCTCGATGACTGGTGGAATGGCCTTTGAAGCACTTAACCAAGCAGGCCACCTTGGCAAGGATCTCATTGTTATCTTAAATGATAACGAGATGTCAATCTCTCCAAATGTTGGCGCCTTATCGAGCTTTCTAAGCAGAAAAATGACAGGCCGCACCATTACTAAAGTAAGGCGCGAAACCGAACATTTTTTAAAATCACTGTCAAATGTTGGTGAAAACATCCTACAGGTTCTCAAGAAGAGTGAGGGCAGTTTTAAGGCTTTTTTCACTCCAGGCATGCTTTTTGAGGCCTTACGGTTTGACTACATCGGCCCCATTCCCGGTCATGACCTCGATTCCCTCATTGAAACGTTTGAAAATGTTAGCAAATTCAGCAATGGCCCAACCCTTATCCATGTTCTGACCACTAAAGGAAAGGGCTATAAACCGGCAGAGGAAAATCCTGGTGATTACCATGGGGTTGGCCCATTTGATCTCTCAAATGGGCGGCCTCTATCAAATGGTGATTCGCCCCCCTCCTATACAAAAATTTTTGGCAAGACAATTTGCGAACTTGCTGAAAAAAACGAGAGGATTGTGGCTATTTCCGCTGCAATGCCCGCCGGAACCGGGCTCACCGAATTTGCAGAACGCTTCCCTGACCGTTTTTTTGATGTAGGCATCGCCGAGCAGCATGCTGTTACCTTTGCGGCAGGCCTGGCCTCTGAAAACGTTCATCCGGTTGTTGCAATATATTCCACCTTCCTACAGCGTTCTTTAGACCAAATTATTCACGATGTCTGCCTGCAAAACCTGCCGGTCACCTTCATACTTGATAGAGGTGGACTTGTCGGTGATGACGGCCCCACACATCATGGTGTTTTTGATTTAACGTTTCTACGCATGATTCCAAACATGGTCTTGATGGCACCAAAAGACGAGAATGAGCTCCGCCACATGATTCATACAGCAATTTCACACCCCGGCCCTGCCGCTGTCCGCTATCCGCGTGGGTCCGGAATCGGATGTAAACTTGACAATCGCTTTGAATCTTTAGAGATTGGCAAAGGAGAGGTTCTGCGGGAAGGCACAGATATTCTACTAATTCCTGTTGGTGGTTGCGTCAATCCTGCAATTGAAGCAGCAGAAGGCCTTAAAAAGGTTGGCGTTGATGCAGCAGTTATCAATCCACGCTTTATCTCACCATTAGACGAAGAACTTATCGTACACTGGTCAAAAAAAATAGGGCGAGTTATTACAATTGAAGAAAATGTCAAAAAGGGTGGTTTCGGCAGCGCGGTGCTTGAAACTCTCGCTTCTCATTCTATCACAAGTATTCAGATCAAGGTTTTGGGCCTGCCTGACGCCTTCATGGAACATGCAACCCAGAGTACTTTAAGAAGACAAGCTAAGATTGATTCACCATCAATTATTCAGGCTGCCCTGGAGATGGTCAAAAAATAA